TGGATTGAAGAATCAGCAATTCCAGGTTTATTAAAACAATATGAATTTGATTATCGTCAGATTTTATTTGATGATGAACAATGGGAATTATTAGAGCGAAAAGCGCCATTATTATGTTGTGATCGGATTGATTACACATTGCGAGAAGTTTATCGTTATTTTTCTGTTCCATTACAAGAAATTCAGTGTTTTTTGAAATCAATCAAAATCATTGAGAACCAAATTGTTTTAGAGTCGATTGATCAGGCCAATTGGTTTATAGAACAGTATCGAAAAATAGTAATCGATTTTTTTTATGATCCTCAAAATATTTGCAGCTATGAGTGGATGTCAAAAGCCATCCAAATTGGTCTAGCAAGTAAAGATATTACCCGGGCTGATTTGATGATGACAGATTCAGCATTTCTTAAGAAACTGAAATCAGCAGGTTCGACAGAAATTAGGCAATTACTGATGAAGATGGATCGACCGCCGAAATACAGTATCTGTTCTAGCGAGGAAGATTATGATATCCAGCAAAAGAAGAAAATCAGATTTGTCGACCCCCTGGTAAGATTGTCCGATAAAATCGTTTCAGTATCAACTGTTTCGAAAACTGCTAAAATAAAGATCGATAAACTGCTTGATGATAGCAAAAAGGGAATTTTTCTTAAAGTTGAGTAAGTCTCAAACGACACACCGCACATAGTTGAAAGGAGGAGGGGAATTATGATCAGTGAGTTACGTTTTCCCTTAAAGAAGGATACATCACGTAAGATTATTCATATTGATATGGATGCTTTTTTTGCTTCTGTGGAAGAGCGTGATCATCCTGAACTAGTGGGGCACCCCTTAGTGATTGCTCGTCATCCTAGCGACACAGGTGGTAAAGGTGTTGTGACTACTGCAAATTATGAAGCGCGTAAATTTGGTATTCATTCTGCAATGAGTGCCCAGAAAGCTTATGAATTATGTCCCGATGCGATTTTTAAGCCAGGCAATTACGAAAAATATTCCGAAATTTCTCATCAAATAAGGGAAATTTTCCATCGTTATACAGATATAATAGAACCTGTTTCCATAGATGAAGCTTATTTGGATGTAACGACAAATAAAATAAACAGTAAATCAGCAATCAAGATCGCTAAATTGATACAATACGACATCTGGAATGAACTTCACTTAACTTGTTCAGCAGGTGTTAGTTATAACAAATTTTTGGCAAAATTAGGTTCTGATTTTCAAAAACCTAAAGGCTTAACTGTTGTGATGCCAGATGAAGCTGAAACATTTTTGAAAGCTTTACCTATCGAAAAATTTCACGGAGTAGGGAAAAAGACTGTACCAAAAATGCATGATTTAGGCATTTTTACTGGTGAAGACTTGTATAGTAAAGATGAGATGGAATTGATCCGTAATTTTGGTAAGATGGGCTATTCACTTTATCGAAAAGTACGAGGAATCCATGATTCTCCTGTAAATATAACAAGAGATCGTAAATCTGTGGGAAAAGAACATACATATGGCACGCCGCTGACAACAGAAGCACAAGTAACTGCTCAGCTACGCCAGTTGGCTGAACGCGTAGAAGAATCACTAGAACGAGTCCAAAAACACGGGAAAACAGTTGTTTTAAAAGTCCGATATGCAGATTATACAACTGTAACGAAACGTCAAACACTTCCAGAATATATTTCTAAAAAAGAGGAATTGTATTATCAAGCAAATTTGATATGGGAAGAAATTCTTGGTTTGGAACAAGGGATTCGATTGTTAGGGATTACATTGACGAACCTTGATCCAATGGCTTATGAGAATATGGTTTTACCTTTGTGGGAAAAACAAAAGCCTGAAGAAGGTGAAACATTAAAGAATTAAACGATAGAATTGAAACTAGTTGGTCTAAAAAAACAGCTTTAAATTTTAAGGATAAATTGGTACGCACACTATGACCTATTAATAAATAAGAAAGGAAAAAAGCCAATGAGCAAAACAATTATGTGGTTTCGTAAAGATCTTCGCTTAGACGACAACACCGCTTTTGATAAGATGATAGAAAATAGTGAAGATACAGATGAACTCATCTGCCTTTTTCAATTAAATCCATTACAATTTTTGGAAAACAGTTACAATCAGGATGCTTTTTTCTCTAGTTTATTTACTTTTTATGAGCATGCTAAAAAACATAATATTGCGATTCATTTTTTATATGGAAATATAAAAGAAAATTTTACAGTCCTAAAAAAGACCTTTCAAGATTGGGATACAGTATATTTTAATCAAGATGAACGCGGCTTTGGCAGACAACGAGATCAAGAAATGACTGTTTTTTTTGAAGAGCATCAGATTCAAGTTTATTCTTATCAAGATAGTCATTTGCATGGTGTAGAGGAGATTAAAAAACCGACAGGTGAAAACTATAAAGTATTTACGCCCTATTTTCGTAAATGGCTGACAATGCCTAAGCGACCGTATCAAAGAGCAACAAAGCTTAACAGATCTTTTGCAAAGCTTACACATCCATTATTTAGTGAAGGAGAAAATCAGTTTAAGCAAATCATAAAAAAAATAGACTTGCCCTTTGATTATGAATGTGGTGAGACCGTGGCTGAGGAGTATTTAACAGAATTCATAAAGCATCATCTACATAATTATCAAAAAGGACGAGATTACCCTTTTTCAGACCAAACAAGTAAATTATCAAGATTTTTGAGAACGGGTGAATTATCAATTCGTAAAGTATGGCATGCGCTAAATGCTGAACCTGATTCGGATGGTCGGCAGACATTTATTTCAGAACTTTGCTGGCGTGATTTTTATAATATGATTTATTTTGAAAATCCTAAACAAAAAACACAAGAAATAAAAGACCAGTATCGACAATTACAATGGAGTTATAATCAACCATTCTTTGAGAGATGGAAAAATGGACAAACTGGTTACCCAATTGTTGATGCTGGTATGAGACAACTTAATCAAACGGGATGGATGCATAATCGTTTGCGAATGATCGTCGCTTCTTTTTTGACAAAAGATTTAATGATCGATTGGCGGATGGGGGAGAAATATTTCCAGCAAAAATTGATTGATTATGATGCAGCAAGTAACATTGGCGGATGGCAATGGGCAGCATCTACAGGAACAGACGCCGTACCTTATTTTAGAATTTTTAATCCTACGACACAAGGTGAAAAATTTGATCCTTATGGAGAGTTTATTCGTCAGTTTATTCCGGAATTGAAAAATGTACCAAATAAATATATTCATGAACCCAATAAGATGCCAGTTGACATTCAAAAATCTTCTGGGGTTTCTCTAGGTGACGATTATCCGACTCCTATTGTCGATCATAGTAAAATTCGTTCAGAAATTCTTGCTTTTTTTAAAGAAAGCTCCATTTAGACAAGAATAGAGCAAGACAACACTCGTTTTTTTAGTGTTGTCTTGCTCTATTTTTTAATAATAAAGTAGATATTCTGCTTCGTTCACATAAAAACTTGATTCCAGAAAAAGTAAAGCCGATTAAGAAACTTGATCACTGGTTCTTGCATCATTTCTTAATCAGCATTACATTGATTTTAAATCAACGTTCCTTTTTTTATTTGTTCATACGCTTGTTCGGCATCGTGGCATTTGTCCCAAATCACAGCTTTGCCACAGGCTAGAGATTTTTTGACATCAAGAATTCGTTGATTACTGCTACCTCTGAATTGGAGATTTAAATTTCTTTTTGATAATTCAAATCGTCCATCTACGAGAATATCGATTTTATTTAACAGTTCCAGCTTGTCTTTAGATTCTAATAATAACTCTTCAAATGTGTAGCCAGACCATGACCAGATATCTTTTTTAGAGCCAAATTCCTCATGAACTCGATCTACAACGGTCAAACAAACGGCTGTATTCAAAAAGGGTTCTCCGCCTAATAAAGTCAGTCCCTGAACATAATCATGAGATAGATCTTCGATGATTTTATCTTCTAATTCTTTGGTAAAGGGTTTACCGTAACGGAAATTTTGAACTGCTTGGTTAAAGCAACCTTCACAAGCAAATAAACAGCCACTGACGTATAAGCTATTTCGTACGCCTTCACCATCTACAAAGTTAAACGCTTTATAATCACCAATATAATTTTGACTAAGCTCATCTGCTAACCATTCTTGTGGTTTAGGATTTCTCAATTTTAGTCATCCTTTCAACTAAAAACGATGCCTGCAAGGTGCTGCATTGAGCATCGTTTTCTCGATTCTGTCTCCTGTTTACATGTTACTTCATATGTTTTACACGTGACGAAATTTCTTTGTGTCGACCATGAACCATGGGTCTTGCTTGTGGATTGCCAAGATAGCCACAGGTACGTTTGACAACATCACATGATTTAGGATCGTGATTGCCGCATTGTGGACATTCAAAACCGCGTTCGGTTGGATTGAAATCTCCTTCAAAGTTACATTCATAACAATGATCGATTGGTGTATTGGTTCCTAGATAACCAACCCGATCATAGGCATAATCCCAAACGGATTCTAATGCTTTCGGGTTTTGTTGTAAAACTGGGTATTCGCAGTAATGGATGAAACCACCAGAACAATATTGTGGATAATCTTTTTCGAAATCTAGCTTTTCAAACGGTGTTGGATTTTTACGTACATCATAGTGAAAACTATTTGTATAATATTCTTTATCTGTGATATTTTCAATCACACCAAATTTTTCAGTATCTAAGCGACAGAAGCGATCCGTTAAACTTTCGCTTGGAGTTGAATAAACGCTAAAGTGATAACCGTAATCATTGCCCCATTTATCTGCATGTGCTTTTAA
This sequence is a window from Enterococcus sp. 7F3_DIV0205. Protein-coding genes within it:
- a CDS encoding HD domain-containing protein, which gives rise to MIVHDVLYGSYEVEEVLATLILSKEMQRLKDVHMAGPAFLINSTWNETRYEHSIGVMLLIRKLGGTVKEQIAGLLHDVSHTAFSHVIDMALLNKSDDYHEQIKAQWIEESAIPGLLKQYEFDYRQILFDDEQWELLERKAPLLCCDRIDYTLREVYRYFSVPLQEIQCFLKSIKIIENQIVLESIDQANWFIEQYRKIVIDFFYDPQNICSYEWMSKAIQIGLASKDITRADLMMTDSAFLKKLKSAGSTEIRQLLMKMDRPPKYSICSSEEDYDIQQKKKIRFVDPLVRLSDKIVSVSTVSKTAKIKIDKLLDDSKKGIFLKVE
- the dinB gene encoding DNA polymerase IV produces the protein MISELRFPLKKDTSRKIIHIDMDAFFASVEERDHPELVGHPLVIARHPSDTGGKGVVTTANYEARKFGIHSAMSAQKAYELCPDAIFKPGNYEKYSEISHQIREIFHRYTDIIEPVSIDEAYLDVTTNKINSKSAIKIAKLIQYDIWNELHLTCSAGVSYNKFLAKLGSDFQKPKGLTVVMPDEAETFLKALPIEKFHGVGKKTVPKMHDLGIFTGEDLYSKDEMELIRNFGKMGYSLYRKVRGIHDSPVNITRDRKSVGKEHTYGTPLTTEAQVTAQLRQLAERVEESLERVQKHGKTVVLKVRYADYTTVTKRQTLPEYISKKEELYYQANLIWEEILGLEQGIRLLGITLTNLDPMAYENMVLPLWEKQKPEEGETLKN
- a CDS encoding cryptochrome/photolyase family protein; its protein translation is MSKTIMWFRKDLRLDDNTAFDKMIENSEDTDELICLFQLNPLQFLENSYNQDAFFSSLFTFYEHAKKHNIAIHFLYGNIKENFTVLKKTFQDWDTVYFNQDERGFGRQRDQEMTVFFEEHQIQVYSYQDSHLHGVEEIKKPTGENYKVFTPYFRKWLTMPKRPYQRATKLNRSFAKLTHPLFSEGENQFKQIIKKIDLPFDYECGETVAEEYLTEFIKHHLHNYQKGRDYPFSDQTSKLSRFLRTGELSIRKVWHALNAEPDSDGRQTFISELCWRDFYNMIYFENPKQKTQEIKDQYRQLQWSYNQPFFERWKNGQTGYPIVDAGMRQLNQTGWMHNRLRMIVASFLTKDLMIDWRMGEKYFQQKLIDYDAASNIGGWQWAASTGTDAVPYFRIFNPTTQGEKFDPYGEFIRQFIPELKNVPNKYIHEPNKMPVDIQKSSGVSLGDDYPTPIVDHSKIRSEILAFFKESSI
- the nrdG gene encoding anaerobic ribonucleoside-triphosphate reductase activating protein — encoded protein: MRNPKPQEWLADELSQNYIGDYKAFNFVDGEGVRNSLYVSGCLFACEGCFNQAVQNFRYGKPFTKELEDKIIEDLSHDYVQGLTLLGGEPFLNTAVCLTVVDRVHEEFGSKKDIWSWSGYTFEELLLESKDKLELLNKIDILVDGRFELSKRNLNLQFRGSSNQRILDVKKSLACGKAVIWDKCHDAEQAYEQIKKGTLI